A genomic window from Glycine soja cultivar W05 chromosome 10, ASM419377v2, whole genome shotgun sequence includes:
- the LOC114369328 gene encoding pentatricopeptide repeat-containing protein At5g16640, mitochondrial-like isoform X1 → MQFLKLPRLLMPYVRRIHLHSQPLPSQSTCKFDSIDDAVALFHRMVDMHPLPSIVEFTKILGTIAKMRYYATAIDLYTLMEYKGVVPFTVTFNILINCFCHMGQMDFAFSVMGKILKWGCRPNVVTFTTLMKGFCVNDKMLDALYIYDEMVARRIRFDDVLYGTLINGLCKSKIGKPRAAVQLLQKMEERQLVKPNLIMYNTVVHGLCKDGNINEANGKKLHHC, encoded by the exons ATGCAATTCCTGAAACTTCCTCGCCTTCTTATGCCATACGTGAGGAGGATACATCTTCATTCGCAGCCATTGCCGTCACAAAGCACCTGCAAATTTGACAGTATTGATGATGCTGTGGCTTTGTTTCACCGCATGGTCGATATGCATCCCCTGCCATCGATTGTAGAATTCACCAAAATCTTGGGAACGATTGCGAAGATGAGATACTATGCCACAGCTATTGATCTTTATACCCTAATGGAATATAAGGGTGTTGTGCCGTTTACAGTTACTTTTAACATCTTGATCAACTGTTTCTGCCACATGGGTCAGATGGATTTTGCTTTCTCTGTAATGGGTAAGATTCTTAAGTGGGGTTGTCGACCAAATGTTGTGACTTTTACTACGCTGATGAAGGGGTTCTGTGTTAATGATAAAATGCTGGATGCACTATACATATATGATGAAATGGTTGCACGAAGGATTCGGTTTGACGATGTTCTGTATGGAACCTTAATCAATGGGCTGTGTAAGAGTAAGATAGGAAAACCAAGAGCTGCCGTTCAACTGCTTCAAAAAATGGAGGAGAGACAGTTGGTTAAGCCCAATCTTATAATGTACAATACAGTTGTCCATGGTTTGTGCAAAGATGGAAATATAAATGAG GCCAACGGAAAGAAGTTACATCATTGCTGA
- the LOC114369328 gene encoding uncharacterized protein LOC114369328 isoform X2, with protein MITRCAENKFCKHQNLHQPALGTLPRVSSIFSCSPFFAHYLQFQLQAIAREVAVGAALLFTAPSSVFMVVLKKKIFSLMCMGVDRDKERKT; from the exons ATGATCACTAGATGTGCAGAAAACAAG TTTTGCAAACACCAGAATCTGCATCAGCCAGCACTAGGCACCTTGCCCAGAGTCTCATCCATTTTCTCCTGCTCCCCCTTTTTTGCCCACTATCTTCAATTTCAACTCCAG GCAATAGCTAGAGAAGTTGCTGTTGGTGCTGCTTTATTATTCACTGCTCCTTCAAGCGTTTTCATGGTGGTGCTgaagaaaaagattttttctttGATGTGCATG GGAGTAGATAGAGACAAGGAAAGAAAGACATAG
- the LOC114372560 gene encoding dymeclin-like isoform X3, whose amino-acid sequence MGSALSTPDTAEHLVGSFVGDVSIPLSSDFWQKLLELPFDAELPSQRLHQACQLLVQNNRNTRHLAKILFHLACYLQESISTSGVLQLVYEKAVNAVYLTSVFLKHLIESAQDGDVELYLSLHDSESIPKNILRDQTIENLVMRNVLNFIASVDVSPNTYFLHLELLNFMIIAISTQLLCGPSPGPNDVNPFLDAAMAQDSHLVTSVVCNLLLNYITRPRVPFNRASYSIFYDRSQNSVLKRVGSAAANIVLLPFSYLISSSSEGSRNPIADSSLQVLLVLIHYHKCLVSEGYSVLKNQVSASSDSSPKDNTYFSDNPYCRALERAIDCELDCVDKEGNAHSDQHVKLPFAPLFDTLGMCLADETAVLLLYSFLQGNSTFLEYVLVRTDLDTLILPTVPWYKERLLYQSSLGSLMVIILIRTIQYNLSKLRDVYLHTTCLATLANMAPHVHRLSAYASQRLVSLFDMLSRKYNKLADLRDGKLNIAENNSIERSSLVEDMSAELQIYTDFLRLVLEIINAILTYVLPQNPEVVYAIMHKQEVFQPFKNHPRFDELVENIYTVLDFFNSRMDAQRMNGDWSVNLVLQVIIMNCRSWHADGMKMFTQLHFTYEQESHPEEFFIPYVWQLVLSRCGFEFNAGAIHLFPADLPTKKLDNGVVRNTFQNDDFD is encoded by the exons AAGATTTTGTTCCATCTAGCATGCTACTTGCAGGAGTCCATTTCTACTTCTGGTGTGCTGCAGCTGGTTTATGAAAAGGCTGTTAATGCAGTTTACTTGACTTCAGTGTTCCTAAAACACTTGATTGAAAGTGCTCAAGATGGTGATGTCGAGTTATACCTGTCTCTCCATGATAGTGAATCaataccaaaaaatattttgagag ATCAGACCATTGAAAATCTTGTCATGCGGAATGTGCTCAACTTTATTGCATCTGTAGATGTGAG CCCCAACACATATTTCCTACATCTGGAGCTGcttaattttatgattattgCAATCTCAACTCAGCTTCTTTGTGGGCCATCTCCTGGACCGAATGATGTGAACCCATTTCTTGATGCAGCGATGGCTCAG GATAGCCATCTGGTTACTTCAGTTGTGTGCAACCTGCTTCTAAATTACATTACCCGTCCTCGTGTTCCATTTAATAGAGCATCTTATTCCATCTTTTATGATCGAAGTCAGAATAGTGTGCTAAAGAGAGTCGGTTCTGCAGCTG CAAATATTGTGTTATTGCCATTCAGTTATTTGATCAGTTCAAGCAGTGAAGGTTCAAGAAATCCAATAGCAGATAGCAGTCTTCAAGTGCTTCTTGTTCTCATTCATTATCATAAATGTCTTGTGAGTGAGGGCTACTCTGTCCTAAAGAATCAAGTATCTGCCTCTTCAGATTCTTCACCAAAAgataatacatatttttctgACAACCCTTACTGCAGGGCCTTAGAGCGTGCAATTGATTGTGAAT TGGATTGTGTAGATAAAGAGGGTAATGCACACAGTGACCAGCATGTAAAATTGCCTTTTGCACCGTTGTTTGATACCCTTGGCAT GTGCTTAGCTGATGAGACAGCTGTCCTACTTCTTTACTCATTTTTGCAAGGGAATTCCACCTTTCTGGAGTATGTCTTAGTCCGGACTGATTTGGATACATTG ATATTGCCAACTGTTCCATGGTACAAAGAACGTCTCCTCTATCAGTCTTCTCTTGGTTCCCTCATGGTCATCATTCTTATCAGAACTATACAGTATAATTTGTCTAAACTTCGG GATGTATATCTTCATACAACATGTCTGGCAACATTGGCAAACATGGCACCTCATGTCCACCGTTTGAGTGCATATGCATCTCAGAGACTAGTCAGCCTCTTTGACATGCTATCACGAAA GTATAACAAATTAGCTGATCTCAGAGATGGTAAGCTCAATATTGCAGAAAACAACTCAATTGAAAGAAGTAGCCTTGTAGAAGATATG TCAGCAGAGTTGCAGATATATACTGACTTCTTGAGGCTTGTACTAGAAATTATAAATGCAATTCTGACTTATGTACTGCCTCAAAATCCTGAG GTGGTGTATGCAATAATGCACAAGCAGGAAGTCTTTCAGCCTTTCAAGAATCACCCCCGTTTCGATGAGCTTGTTGAAAACATCTACACT gtgttagatttttttaatagtcgCATGGATGCCCAAAGAATGAATGGTGATTGGTCTGTCAATTTAGTGCTCCAAGTGATAATTATGAACTGTCGGTCTTGGCATGCTGATGGGATGaag ATGTTTACTCAACTTCATTTCACATATGAACAAGAGAGTCACCCAGAGGAGTTTTTTATCCCATATGTCTGGCAGCTAGTACTATCCAGATG TGGATTTGAATTCAATGCAGGAGCTATACATTTGTTTCCTGCTGATCTACCTACCAAA AAACTTGACAATGGGGTGGTGAGAAATACATTCCAAAATGATGACTTTGACTAG
- the LOC114372560 gene encoding dymeclin-like isoform X1, whose amino-acid sequence MGSALSTPDTAEHLVGSFVGDVSIPLSSDFWQKLLELPFDAELPSQRLHQACQLLVQNNRNTRHLAKILFHLACYLQESISTSGVLQLVYEKAVNAVYLTSVFLKHLIESAQDGDVELYLSLHDSESIPKNILRDQTIENLVMRNVLNFIASVDVSPNTYFLHLELLNFMIIAISTQLLCGPSPGPNDVNPFLDAAMAQDSHLVTSVVCNLLLNYITRPRVPFNRASYSIFYDRSQNSVLKRVGSAAANIVLLPFSYLISSSSEGSRNPIADSSLQVLLVLIHYHKCLVSEGYSVLKNQVSASSDSSPKDNTYFSDNPYCRALERAIDCELDCVDKEGNAHSDQHVKLPFAPLFDTLGMCLADETAVLLLYSFLQGNSTFLEYVLVRTDLDTLLMPILEALYDARRMTAYQIYMLLIILLILSQDTSFNAGIHKLILPTVPWYKERLLYQSSLGSLMVIILIRTIQYNLSKLRDVYLHTTCLATLANMAPHVHRLSAYASQRLVSLFDMLSRKYNKLADLRDGKLNIAENNSIERSSLVEDMSAELQIYTDFLRLVLEIINAILTYVLPQNPEVVYAIMHKQEVFQPFKNHPRFDELVENIYTVLDFFNSRMDAQRMNGDWSVNLVLQVIIMNCRSWHADGMKMFTQLHFTYEQESHPEEFFIPYVWQLVLSRCGFEFNAGAIHLFPADLPTKKLDNGVVRNTFQNDDFD is encoded by the exons AAGATTTTGTTCCATCTAGCATGCTACTTGCAGGAGTCCATTTCTACTTCTGGTGTGCTGCAGCTGGTTTATGAAAAGGCTGTTAATGCAGTTTACTTGACTTCAGTGTTCCTAAAACACTTGATTGAAAGTGCTCAAGATGGTGATGTCGAGTTATACCTGTCTCTCCATGATAGTGAATCaataccaaaaaatattttgagag ATCAGACCATTGAAAATCTTGTCATGCGGAATGTGCTCAACTTTATTGCATCTGTAGATGTGAG CCCCAACACATATTTCCTACATCTGGAGCTGcttaattttatgattattgCAATCTCAACTCAGCTTCTTTGTGGGCCATCTCCTGGACCGAATGATGTGAACCCATTTCTTGATGCAGCGATGGCTCAG GATAGCCATCTGGTTACTTCAGTTGTGTGCAACCTGCTTCTAAATTACATTACCCGTCCTCGTGTTCCATTTAATAGAGCATCTTATTCCATCTTTTATGATCGAAGTCAGAATAGTGTGCTAAAGAGAGTCGGTTCTGCAGCTG CAAATATTGTGTTATTGCCATTCAGTTATTTGATCAGTTCAAGCAGTGAAGGTTCAAGAAATCCAATAGCAGATAGCAGTCTTCAAGTGCTTCTTGTTCTCATTCATTATCATAAATGTCTTGTGAGTGAGGGCTACTCTGTCCTAAAGAATCAAGTATCTGCCTCTTCAGATTCTTCACCAAAAgataatacatatttttctgACAACCCTTACTGCAGGGCCTTAGAGCGTGCAATTGATTGTGAAT TGGATTGTGTAGATAAAGAGGGTAATGCACACAGTGACCAGCATGTAAAATTGCCTTTTGCACCGTTGTTTGATACCCTTGGCAT GTGCTTAGCTGATGAGACAGCTGTCCTACTTCTTTACTCATTTTTGCAAGGGAATTCCACCTTTCTGGAGTATGTCTTAGTCCGGACTGATTTGGATACATTG TTAATGCCAATTCTAGAAGCATTATATGATGCTCGAAGGATGACAGCTTATCAAATTTACATGTTGTTAATTATACTTCTCATACTTAGTCAAGATACTTCTTTCAATGCAGGAATTCATAAGCTG ATATTGCCAACTGTTCCATGGTACAAAGAACGTCTCCTCTATCAGTCTTCTCTTGGTTCCCTCATGGTCATCATTCTTATCAGAACTATACAGTATAATTTGTCTAAACTTCGG GATGTATATCTTCATACAACATGTCTGGCAACATTGGCAAACATGGCACCTCATGTCCACCGTTTGAGTGCATATGCATCTCAGAGACTAGTCAGCCTCTTTGACATGCTATCACGAAA GTATAACAAATTAGCTGATCTCAGAGATGGTAAGCTCAATATTGCAGAAAACAACTCAATTGAAAGAAGTAGCCTTGTAGAAGATATG TCAGCAGAGTTGCAGATATATACTGACTTCTTGAGGCTTGTACTAGAAATTATAAATGCAATTCTGACTTATGTACTGCCTCAAAATCCTGAG GTGGTGTATGCAATAATGCACAAGCAGGAAGTCTTTCAGCCTTTCAAGAATCACCCCCGTTTCGATGAGCTTGTTGAAAACATCTACACT gtgttagatttttttaatagtcgCATGGATGCCCAAAGAATGAATGGTGATTGGTCTGTCAATTTAGTGCTCCAAGTGATAATTATGAACTGTCGGTCTTGGCATGCTGATGGGATGaag ATGTTTACTCAACTTCATTTCACATATGAACAAGAGAGTCACCCAGAGGAGTTTTTTATCCCATATGTCTGGCAGCTAGTACTATCCAGATG TGGATTTGAATTCAATGCAGGAGCTATACATTTGTTTCCTGCTGATCTACCTACCAAA AAACTTGACAATGGGGTGGTGAGAAATACATTCCAAAATGATGACTTTGACTAG
- the LOC114372560 gene encoding dymeclin-like isoform X2 has product MGSALSTPDTAEHLVGSFVGDVSIPLSSDFWQKLLELPFDAELPSQRLHQACQLLVQNNRNTRHLAKILFHLACYLQESISTSGVLQLVYEKAVNAVYLTSVFLKHLIESAQDGDVELYLSLHDSESIPKNILRDQTIENLVMRNVLNFIASVDVSPNTYFLHLELLNFMIIAISTQLLCGPSPGPNDVNPFLDAAMAQDSHLVTSVVCNLLLNYITRPRVPFNRASYSIFYDRSQNSVLKRVGSAAANIVLLPFSYLISSSSEGSRNPIADSSLQVLLVLIHYHKCLVSEGYSVLKNQVSASSDSSPKDNTYFSDNPYCRALERAIDCELDCVDKEGNAHSDQHVKLPFAPLFDTLGMCLADETAVLLLYSFLQGNSTFLEYVLVRTDLDTLLMPILEALYDARRMTAYQIYMLLIILLILSQDTSFNAGIHKLILPTVPWYKERLLYQSSLGSLMVIILIRTIQYNLSKLRDVYLHTTCLATLANMAPHVHRLSAYASQRLVSLFDMLSRKYNKLADLRDGKLNIAENNSIERSSLVEDMSAELQIYTDFLRLVLEIINAILTYVLPQNPEVVYAIMHKQEVFQPFKNHPRFDELVENIYTVLDFFNSRMDAQRMNGDWSVNLVLQVIIMNCRSWHADGMKMFTQLHFTYEQESHPEEFFIPYVWQLVLSRWSYTFVSC; this is encoded by the exons AAGATTTTGTTCCATCTAGCATGCTACTTGCAGGAGTCCATTTCTACTTCTGGTGTGCTGCAGCTGGTTTATGAAAAGGCTGTTAATGCAGTTTACTTGACTTCAGTGTTCCTAAAACACTTGATTGAAAGTGCTCAAGATGGTGATGTCGAGTTATACCTGTCTCTCCATGATAGTGAATCaataccaaaaaatattttgagag ATCAGACCATTGAAAATCTTGTCATGCGGAATGTGCTCAACTTTATTGCATCTGTAGATGTGAG CCCCAACACATATTTCCTACATCTGGAGCTGcttaattttatgattattgCAATCTCAACTCAGCTTCTTTGTGGGCCATCTCCTGGACCGAATGATGTGAACCCATTTCTTGATGCAGCGATGGCTCAG GATAGCCATCTGGTTACTTCAGTTGTGTGCAACCTGCTTCTAAATTACATTACCCGTCCTCGTGTTCCATTTAATAGAGCATCTTATTCCATCTTTTATGATCGAAGTCAGAATAGTGTGCTAAAGAGAGTCGGTTCTGCAGCTG CAAATATTGTGTTATTGCCATTCAGTTATTTGATCAGTTCAAGCAGTGAAGGTTCAAGAAATCCAATAGCAGATAGCAGTCTTCAAGTGCTTCTTGTTCTCATTCATTATCATAAATGTCTTGTGAGTGAGGGCTACTCTGTCCTAAAGAATCAAGTATCTGCCTCTTCAGATTCTTCACCAAAAgataatacatatttttctgACAACCCTTACTGCAGGGCCTTAGAGCGTGCAATTGATTGTGAAT TGGATTGTGTAGATAAAGAGGGTAATGCACACAGTGACCAGCATGTAAAATTGCCTTTTGCACCGTTGTTTGATACCCTTGGCAT GTGCTTAGCTGATGAGACAGCTGTCCTACTTCTTTACTCATTTTTGCAAGGGAATTCCACCTTTCTGGAGTATGTCTTAGTCCGGACTGATTTGGATACATTG TTAATGCCAATTCTAGAAGCATTATATGATGCTCGAAGGATGACAGCTTATCAAATTTACATGTTGTTAATTATACTTCTCATACTTAGTCAAGATACTTCTTTCAATGCAGGAATTCATAAGCTG ATATTGCCAACTGTTCCATGGTACAAAGAACGTCTCCTCTATCAGTCTTCTCTTGGTTCCCTCATGGTCATCATTCTTATCAGAACTATACAGTATAATTTGTCTAAACTTCGG GATGTATATCTTCATACAACATGTCTGGCAACATTGGCAAACATGGCACCTCATGTCCACCGTTTGAGTGCATATGCATCTCAGAGACTAGTCAGCCTCTTTGACATGCTATCACGAAA GTATAACAAATTAGCTGATCTCAGAGATGGTAAGCTCAATATTGCAGAAAACAACTCAATTGAAAGAAGTAGCCTTGTAGAAGATATG TCAGCAGAGTTGCAGATATATACTGACTTCTTGAGGCTTGTACTAGAAATTATAAATGCAATTCTGACTTATGTACTGCCTCAAAATCCTGAG GTGGTGTATGCAATAATGCACAAGCAGGAAGTCTTTCAGCCTTTCAAGAATCACCCCCGTTTCGATGAGCTTGTTGAAAACATCTACACT gtgttagatttttttaatagtcgCATGGATGCCCAAAGAATGAATGGTGATTGGTCTGTCAATTTAGTGCTCCAAGTGATAATTATGAACTGTCGGTCTTGGCATGCTGATGGGATGaag ATGTTTACTCAACTTCATTTCACATATGAACAAGAGAGTCACCCAGAGGAGTTTTTTATCCCATATGTCTGGCAGCTAGTACTATCCAGATG GAGCTATACATTTGTTTCCTGCTGA